A part of Puntigrus tetrazona isolate hp1 chromosome 21, ASM1883169v1, whole genome shotgun sequence genomic DNA contains:
- the dhrs13b.1 gene encoding dehydrogenase/reductase SDR family member 13b.1 — protein MAEEILLVAGVVIAVLMIFRMYVSGARCKSKVKLHGKTVIVTGSNTGIGRATAVDLARRGARVILACRNQVRGEVAVAIVQRESRSKNVVFMELDLGSLKSVRSFAQTFLKTERRLDILINNAGVYMQGTTEDGLGLMFGVNHLGHFLLTNLLLDRLKECAPSRIVTVSSYLHDYGNLDFDALRTHKEFGVGESAGSVFRIYSHSKLCNMLFTHELAKRLQGTNVTCYSLHPGVVNSDLTRNMNKMSRRLLKPIAALFFKDVEAGAQTTLHCAVQEGIESLSGRYFADCAVQKVNARAKDDAVAKKLWEVSETLCGLS, from the exons ATGGCAGAAGAGATATTGCTGGTCGCTGGTGTTGTGATTGCGGTGCTGATGATATTTCGCATGTATGTAAGCGGAGCGCGGTGCAAAAGTAAGGTAAAACTGCACGGCAAGACGGTCATCGTTACAG GTAGTAACACGGGCATCGGAAGAGCCACAGCGGTGGATTTAGCGCGGAGAGGCGCGAGGGTCATCCTGGCCTGCCGTAACCAAGTACGCGGAGAGGTTGCCGTGGCTATTGTGCAGAGA GAAAGCAGGAGTAAAAATGTGGTGTTCATGGAACTGGATTTGGGCAGTTTGAAATCGGTGCGCTCCTTTGCGCAAACTTTTCTAAAGACCGAGAGAAGACTGGATATTCTCATCAACAATGCAG GAGTTTATATGCAGGGCACTACTGAAGATGGTCTTGGTCTTATGTTTGGTGTCAATCACCTCGGTCACTTCCTTCTGACGAACCTGTTATTGGACAGACTGAAAGAGTGTGCTCCAAGCCGCATCGTCACCGTATCTTCATATTTACACGATTATGGTAACCTCGACTTCGACGCACTTCGCACTCACAAAGAGTTTGGAGTAGGTGAGTCTGCTGGGAGTGTATTTCGGATATATTCACACAGCAAACTGTGTAACATGCTTTTTACACATGAGCTTGCAAAGAGGCTACAAGGAACCAACGTGACCTGTTACAGCCTCCACCCAG GTGTTGTAAACTCTGATCTCACCcgtaatatgaataaaatgtccAGGAGGTTGTTGAAACCCATCGCAGCTCTGTTCTTTAAGGATGTAGAGGCCGGTGCCCAGACGACTTTACATTGTGCTGTGCAGGAGGGCATTGAATCCCTGAGTGGCAGGTATTTCGCAGACTGTGCTGTGCAGAAAGTGAATGCCAGGGCTAAGGACGATGCTGTGGCCAAAAAACTGTGGGAAGTGAGTGAGACATTATGCGGTCTGTCCTGA
- the gemin4 gene encoding gem-associated protein 4 translates to MTSVGDLTEVMDQESWLSCEKTAVLQGGFLLANQLCQPEPLLSLKKEDWDRIGRPIVNAVKEICEHSLKDTKDRFHWRKRILCIVWSKILEVRNKEDINIRWKEDPLFAVQNSLPDINHTVLFELVKSMSFSTIYVELLMCFQPAERCEELKLLVDHVSSSSTETDAKLLLEVWWELLKGKRGCLDALDQLFTAHFSLCMTEPSPLASKRFKPDPESTCVVHVLFEGLRKIKEHLTSSELCYFALSNCLDTLYTNYLLGNTADLSIEMKLQSISRTVSLKKRNEGLDDFDLIEIIREAQRDLAATLTPAETKPCGMTFIQAMQVTLEIICSWEVMGLLKMPSNDPSVMVMRLKDSLDRVLTSLEHRSHAKDLVGNGQTLNNLLVTLKGLTASLSFTVPESSAAEVANMSITILDHHLEGFEGLPGLFASKLSQNFSQMEWIQCLERNGSLFQTKELLITLISTLTAKCQSDADVKYCKKLKDIIVNLFSHLSLSDKNATLSEMLSISKKGLHGFLPSSVTIGFSEELNLAFNSIIQSGANSSLDAAVSAVARVAFQNPEATLRRCCHMAVVNLGAHALIAEILQQLSGLTSSPAVQKDNLLCRCLQDTVWSKLSSLQEENQFLQFLAELMKCNITGSTGEKLSFLPPEEVLHAFVQPYLLPASSSSSNLEFCLRLLQCTLNQETTSDSVHWIMSCSPFPLLYCLAQLLNECSRCWDQPLESEIHISMESKELLLSVLHTLGIIVGKEVAHAPDSWSRALFWLYSKVEELDWTVRFYLKDVWGNHFKYEVPNSLLSVCDLPEQEWSGLDLPQYGQGTGLVAWFECCALSDHVHDAMLESLSLNLMKPDEVNMFGKGLLVASCQILPWCTSGEWERLLKVLQELLESDQLYVPYSLEYVDFLPLLNLRSFANELRLSVFLLRIFQLLCSSSCSDWLPPQGWAHTGRLYANAMRGIIRSVTKKIPTTPTPKTEKIPSPPFPNTEKIPSPPSPKIESIPTMPSPKTSGACSQEVLFVLTQLFCHVLHVQVMIPGQPEALFLCALEILTNYEAVLSAYPDSCTALQGLNTRHFFTTITDNLNSADMKAALHQKIAQL, encoded by the exons ATGACTTCAGTTGGTGACTTAACAGAAGTTATGGATCAAG AGTCATGGCTCAGCTGTGAGAAGACTGCTGTGCTTCAGGGAGGATTCTTACTGGCAAATCAGCTATGCCAACCTGAGCCACTGCTGTCTCTGAAAAAAGAGGACTGGGATCGGATTGGACGTCCTATTGTCAATGCAGTCAAAGAGATTTGCGAACATTCACTCAAAGACACCAAAGACAGATTCCATTGGAGAAAGAGGATTCTCTGTATTGTGTGGAGCAAAATCTTAGAGGTGAGGAACAAAGAGGACATTAATATCAGATGGAAGGAAGACCCATTGTTTGCTGTGCAGAACAGCCTTCCTGATATTAACCACACTGTGCTGTTTGAGCTGGTGAAGTCAATGAGCTTTTCTACTATTTATGTGGAGCTGCTGATGTGCTTTCAACCAGCTGAACGGTGTGAGGAGCTCAAGCTGCTTGTTGATCATGTGTCAAGCAGCAGCACAGAAACAGATGCGAAGCTGCTGTTGGAGGTGTGGTGGGAACTGCTGAAGGGCAAGAGAGGATGTCTTGATGCCTTAGACCAGCTCTTTACAGCTCATTTTTCACTCTGCATGACTGAGCCATCACCCCTGGCATCAAAAAGATTCAAACCTGACCCAGAATCTACATGTGTGGTGCATGTACTGTTTGAAGGACTGAGGAAAATAAAAGAGCATTTGACGTCATCTGAGTTGTGTTATTTTGCCCTGTCTAATTGCCTAGACACATTGTATACCAACTACCTTTTAGGTAATACTGCTGATCTCTCCATAGAAATGAAACTCCAAAGCATCTCTCGCACAGTGAGccttaaaaagagaaatgaaggGCTGGATGATTTTGACCTGATTGAGATCATACGTGAGGCTCAGAGAGACCTTGCTGCCACTCTCACTCCAGCTGAGACCAAGCCATGTGGAATGACCTTCATCCAGGCCATGCAGGTCACACTTGAGATTATATGCTCCTGGGAGGTTATGGGGCTTCTGAAGATGCCCAGCAATGACCCAAGTGTAATGGTGATGCGTCTAAAAGATAGCCTGGATAGAGTTCTGACTTCTTTGGAGCACCGATCACATGCAAAAGATCTGGTTGGAAATGGACAGACTTTGAATAATTTGCTGGTAACTTTGAAAGGCTTAACAGCATCTTTATCATTCACCGTTCCTGAAAGTTCTGCAGCAGAAGTAGCAAATATGTCCATCACTATTTTAGACCACCATCTTGAGGGGTTTGAAGGTCTTCCTGGACTGTTTGCATCCAAACTTAGTCAGAATTTCAGTCAGATGGAGTGGATTCAGTGTTTGGAGAGAAATGGGAGTTTGTTTCAAACCAAAGAGCTTCTGATAACATTGATCTCCACGCTTACAGCTAAATGTCAAAGTGATGCTGATGTTAAGTACTGCAAAAAGCTCAAGGATATTATCGTAAACCTATTTTCCCACTTGTCATTATCTGACAAAAATGCTACCCTTTCAGAAATGCTCTCCATCTCTAAAAAAGGTCTTCATGGATTTCTTCCCAGCTCTGTAACTATAGGTTTCTCCGAGGAGCTCAATCTGGCCTTTAACAGCATAATTCAAAGTGGTGCGAACAGCAGCCTTGATGCAGCAGTCTCTGCTGTGGCCCGAGTGGCTTTCCAGAATCCTGAAGCAACTTTGCGGAGATGCTGTCACATGGCTGTTGTTAACCTTGGAGCTCACGCTCTGATAGCCGAGATTCTCCAGCAGCTCTCAGGTCTCACATCTTCACCGGCAGTTCAGAAAGACAATCTGCTGTGTAGGTGCCTGCAGGACACTGTGTGGAGTAAGCTATCCTCACTTCAAGAGGAGAACCAGTTTCTGCAATTTTTGGCTGAGCTGATGAAGTGCAACATAACTGGAAGCACAGGAGAAAAGCTGAGTTTCCTTCCGCCAGAAGAAGTCTTGCATGCATTTGTCCAGCCATACCTTCTCCCAGCATCTTCCAGTTCAAGCAACTTAGAGTTTTGTCTTCGACTTCTTCAGTGCACCCTGAACCAGGAGACCACGAGTGACTCAGTGCATTGGATCATGAGCTGCTCTCCATTCCCGCTTTTATATTGTCTGGCTCAGCTCTTGAATGAGTGCAGTAGGTGCTGGGACCAGCCATTAGAAAGCGAGATACATATTTCCATGGAGTCCAAAGAGCTGCTCTTATCTGTACTGCACACATTGGGGATAATTGTTGGCAAGGAAGTGGCCCATGCACCTGATTCTTGGTCCAGAGCTCTCTTTTGGCTCTACAGCAAAGTGGAGGAACTTGATTGGACCGTGCGTTTTTACCTGAAGGATGTATGGGGAAACCATTTTAAGTATGAAGTTCCAAACTCTCTGTTGTCAGTTTGTGATCTTCCTGAGCAGGAGTGGTCTGGCCTGGACTTACCTCAGTATGGACAAGGTACTGGACTTGTAGCATGGTTTGAATGCTGTGCGCTGTCAGATCATGTTCATGATGCAATGCTGGAATCTCTCTCCCTAAACTTGATGAAACCAGATGAAGTCAACATGTTCGGCAAGGGCCTGTTAGTTGCATCATGTCAGATTCTCCCGTGGTGCACATCTGGGGAATGGGAAAGACTTTTGAAAGTGTTACAAGAACTTTTAGAGTCAGACCAACTCTATGTGCCATACTCTTTAGAATATGTTGATTTCCTTCCATTACTCAATCTGCGTTCGTTTGCTAATGAGTTGCGCCTATCAGTCTTTCTTTTGCGGATCTTCCAGCTGCTCTGCAGTTCGAGCTGTTCTGATTGGCTTCCACCTCAAGGCTGGGCACATACAGGACGGCTTTATGCCAATGCTATGAGGGGCATTATCAGATCAGTCACCAAGAAGATTCCCACTACGCCAACACCCAAAACTGAGAAGATTCCGTCTCCCCCCTTCCCCAATACAGAGAAGATTCCCTCTCCGCCATCCCCCAAAATCGAGAGCATTCCCACTATGCCTTCCCCTAAAACCTCAGGAGCTTGCAGTCAGGAAGTTCTGTTTGTGTTGACTCAGCTCTTCTGCCATGTGCTTCATGTGCAGGTGATGATACCCGGCCAGCCAGAGGCACTGTTCCTGTGTGCCCTGGAGATTTTGACCAACTATGAGGCTGTGCTCTCAGCATATCCCGACAGCTGCACTGCACTTCAGGGACTCAACACACGTCACTTCTTCACTACAATCACAGACAATTTGAATAGTGCAGACATGAAAGCTGCTCTACACCAGAAGATAGCTCAGTTATAA
- the dhrs13b.2 gene encoding tapasin-related protein, translating to MIVPRTRIYIMFWLFGGLILSLLRLGVNGSQSLYNVQWLPCPFVDEKVQKNDEGHTETKYFNREAVLQFGNVGDKPLHPTITFLVTASKVDMRRYLEGSEDTLNCEIRRYSTGGIVMRWPTAGAQDHDVWFTCTIRHAQGLFVITTFLRHTTAATAKREFDFLEWVTVNDRDLLTTSAAMVVLTRTPSVEVGFLKEPNLHCQFAVDHPLPNATVEWRLQKHGERNKLFGYSTRTGKSEGSGVAVKAIAAGNASYKLPLTKKHSEGTYICSVMVPPLYGSHDIPLTLSEQPRVSINVGSTLSMILGKDQKVICDAEGYYPLDVNIEWYREASGGSPTPLFLKNVLYSSHRLHQDGTYSLSAFFYLQPSLEDSGYKYTCRVSHKSLLIPIRKSFSLIVTEPDSTLWYITVIGFIIAMLVILCYMLPQYLAGRKTAKKRF from the exons ATGATTGTCCCGAGGACGAGAATATACATTATGTTTTGGCTTTTTGGCGGTCTTATTCTATCACTTTTACGCTTAG GTGTAAATGGATCACAGTCTCTTTATAACGTTCAGTGGCTTCCCTGTCCTTTTGTGGATGAGAAAGTTCAAAAAAACGATGAAGGCCACACAGAAACAAAGTATTTCAACAGAGAGGCTGTGCTTCAGTTTGGTAATGTCGGCGACAAGCCTTTACACCCTACCATTACCTTCCTCGTCACAG CATCTAAAGTGGATATGAGACGTTATTTGGAGGGAAGCGAGGATACGCTGAACTGTGAGATCCGAAGATACAGCACTGGAGGGATTGTGATGCGCTGGCCTACTGCAGGAGCGCAAGATCATGACGTCTGGTTCACTTGTACAATACGCCATGCGCAAGGCTTGTTCGTCATCACCACCTTCCTCAGACACACAACTGCGGCTACCGCCAAAAGAGAGTTTGACTTTTTAGAGTGGGTAACAGTAAATGATAGGGATCTCCTGACAACATCAG CTGCGATGGTTGTTTTGACCCGGACTCCCTCGGTGGAGGTGGGATTCCTGAAGGAGCCAAACCTGCACTGTCAGTTTGCTGTAGATCACCCACTGCCTAATGCAACGGTGGAGTGGAGGCTGCAGAAGCACGGGGAGCGCAACAAGCTCTTCGGTTATTCTACCCGCACAGGGAAGAGTGAAGGCAGCGGAGTGGCAGTCAAGGCCATCGCAGCTGGAAATGCCTCCTATAAGCTTCCACTCACCAAAAAACACAGCGAGGGCACATATATCTGCTCTGTGATGGTTCCTCCTCTCTACGGCAGCCATGATATTCCCCTTACGCTAAGTG AACAACCCCGTGTGTCCATAAACGTGGGCTCCACCTTGTCAATGATACTTGGTAAAGACCAGAAGGTGATATGTGATGCAGAGGGGTACTATCCATTGGATGTAAACATTGAATGGTATCGTGAAGCTTCTGGAGGCAGCCCTACACCTTTGTTCCTGAAGAATGTTCTGTACTCCAGTCATCGACTTCATCAAGATGGCACATACTCGCTCTCAGCCTTCTTCTATCTGCAGCCTAGCCTTGAGGACTCTGGATATAAGTACACCTGCAGAGTATCCCATAAGTCCTTGCTCATTCCCATCCGCAAGAGCTTTTCTCTTATAGTTACAG AACCTGACTCTACCTTGTGGTACATCACAGTCATTGGATTCATAATTGCCATGCTAGTAATTCTTTGTTATATGCTGCCTCAGTATCTTGCAG Gtagaaaaactgcaaaaaag AGGTTTTGA